CCCATGCGGTAAATCGAATGCGAGTACGGTTTGGGTTGCAGGGGAAGACCCTCCAGGTGCAGCCCGACCTCCTCCCCGCCCAGCTCGTCCGTACGGCCCGCTTCACCCGCGGAGTCCCCGGACGGTTCACCGTGACCGCCGACGGCGGGACCGTGCTGTATCTGCGGGGGCGTACGGGGGACGACCCCGCAGCCTGCCTCTGGGGACTCGAGCTCGCGTCGGGCGGGGAGCGGCAGCTGGCCGATCCGGTCAGGCTGCTCGGCGCCGGACGCAGGGCGCGGGGCATCGAGGGGTATGCCGCCGGCGGGGCGGGCGGGCTCGTCGTGTTCGTGCTGGGCGGTGTCTTGTGGGCTGTCGGGCCGAGCGGTGGCGAGCCCCGGCGGCTGCCCGCCGCGCTTCCCGTGTCCGATCCGCGCCCGGATCCGGCCGGCCGCCGGGTCGCCTACGTCCGCCGCGGTGAGCTCCGCGTCATCGGGGCGGACGGGAGCGGGGATCGGGCGATGGCCCAACCGGACGGTGACGACGTGGAGTTCGGGGTGGCCGAGCACACCGTGGCCACGCTTCCCGACGGCCCGCGCGGCCACTGGTGGGCGCCCGACGGCACCGCCCTGCTGTACGCCCGGACCGACCGCGGGCGCGTACGGCGCTGGTACGCCACCGACCCCGCCCAGCCCGACAGCCCGCCCAGAGCCCACCGCCACGCCTTCGCCGGCACACCGAACCCTGACGTCACCCTCTGGCTGGCCCCGATCGCTCCCAACGGCCCGCATCTGCCCGTCCGTTGGGATCGGGAGGCCTTGGAGTACGTCGTCGGCGCCGGCTGGGACGCGCACGGTCCCTTCGCCGTCGTACAGTCGCGTGACCAGCGCACCGTCCGGCTCCTCGGCATCGACCCGGCGGACGGGCGTACGACGGTGCTGCACGAGCAACGGGACGCCCGCTGGGTGGAGTTGGTGCCAGGGCTGCCGGCCCGCACCGCCTCCGGAGTCGTCCTCGCGCACGCGGATCTGGACGGCACCCGGCACCTCACGGCCGACGGCGTTCCCGTCACGCCCCCTGGCCGCCAGGTGCGTGCCGTGCTCGGCGTCGACGGGGACGAGGTGCTGTTCACCGCGTCGGACGAGCCCACCGAGGTCGATCTGTGGTCCTGGCGGCCGGGCGACGGACCGCGCCGGCGGAGTGTGGGGCCGGGAGTGCACGGGGGAGTGCTGCGCGGCGGCACCCTCGTGCGGACCATCGCGGACACCGGCGGCCC
Above is a genomic segment from Streptomyces fodineus containing:
- a CDS encoding S9 family peptidase is translated as MRVRFGLQGKTLQVQPDLLPAQLVRTARFTRGVPGRFTVTADGGTVLYLRGRTGDDPAACLWGLELASGGERQLADPVRLLGAGRRARGIEGYAAGGAGGLVVFVLGGVLWAVGPSGGEPRRLPAALPVSDPRPDPAGRRVAYVRRGELRVIGADGSGDRAMAQPDGDDVEFGVAEHTVATLPDGPRGHWWAPDGTALLYARTDRGRVRRWYATDPAQPDSPPRAHRHAFAGTPNPDVTLWLAPIAPNGPHLPVRWDREALEYVVGAGWDAHGPFAVVQSRDQRTVRLLGIDPADGRTTVLHEQRDARWVELVPGLPARTASGVVLAHADLDGTRHLTADGVPVTPPGRQVRAVLGVDGDEVLFTASDEPTEVDLWSWRPGDGPRRRSVGPGVHGGVLRGGTLVRTIADTGGPAPRAEVLRAGRPAVTVPSYAQSPVLGVRRSMLRLGPRALRAALYLPSWHRPADDGPLPVLLDPYGGAGRQRVTAAHDWRTLVSQWFAEQGFAVLVVDGRGTPGRGPDWEREVYGDLFGPVLEDQVSALHEAARAHPVRDVDRVGIRGWSFGGSLAVLAVLAVLRRPDVFRAAVAGAGVTDQRLYDAHWRERVLGHPAAYPERYDACSPLRETSRLTRPLLLIHGLADRKVPPAHTLRLSDALLAAGRPHEVLLLPGAGHQPVGTDVTRDLLRHQVGFLQRHLAADWRSRA